The Penicillium psychrofluorescens genome assembly, chromosome: 2 nucleotide sequence TAGAACTTGACTCGTATGCGCCCGATCCACACGCAGGGCCTGAATTCGACCACTGACTGTCCACAACCGTTTTCCCGATTCGTCTTTTGTCAGTTCCATTAAGGGGTCATTGGGCTGAGGATACGATATATTTGTCTGCCAAAGATGCCACCTTCTGATTTCTCAGCCTGCTCACGTTTTAGCAAGCTCCGGGGTCCATCAATCCGCCACACCTTTTGTCCACTTCTTGTGTCACGGGCTTTCTAAAGTTGACTTGAAGATGCTGGCTGGCAAAGGTGTTCGTGCCATTGCGGTGATGTGGGCGGTGACTTTTGTCTCTTTTATTCTGGTCCCTCTCCGACTCTATACACGAGTCTACATAGTCAAGGCACTCGGGGTGGACGATCACGTCTACAATTTGGCCTGGGTAAGACTTCGCCCGCTTCAGCATCGTGaatcttcctcctcggacATAGCGCTGACCGAGTTTCCAGGTATTTCTGCTCCTGTACACCATCTTTCTCACGATCGCAGGTGTGCATGGATTCGGACAGTCGATAGACACCTTGGAAATGGATGAGGCCGTGAAGGCCGTGTATATGGAGATGATTGGTCAAACATTTGCCGTGTTGGGAATGGCAATTGCGAAGCTGTCGCTGGGTATCTTCCTGCTCCGCATTGTTATCAAGGAATGGCACCGTATATCAATCTGGGTCTCGATGATCAGCTTGTTTGTTGTGTCGGTGATGACTGCCATAATCTTCTGGGTCCAGCGCCTTCCGTCTGAATCTATATATGACCCTCGCGTCAAAGGGCGTACCGTTGTCGGCGTCACCCCGTTCTCCGTTTTACTTGGATGTATGTCTAGTGTCCCCCTCAATTGTTCCTATGCGCTGCTTGCTGATATCCATGCAATCTAGCCTGGTGTGCTGCTGTGGACTTCTActttgctcttcttccgtGGCTCTTCATTTGGAAGCTTAACATGAAGTTCAAGGAAAAGATGTCTATCGCAATCAGTTTGAGTCTGGGATTTATGTGTGTCACTCCAGTGTCAATCTTCTGTGGTGATGGACTAGCTGATCCTCCTCTAAAGAGCCTGCGTATGCGGAATCATCAGAACTATCGAACTGGGTGGGCTGTCCAGCTCCAACTATACCGGTAATACACTATCCAACCTCTCAACCTTTACACTTCACTAATCTGTCAATATCTCAATTTTTCTAGAGGATACCGTTGACCTGATAATCTGGTCCGCCGTGGAATTGGCTGTCACCCTCATCTGCGTTGGCATCCCCACCGTCCGCCCCCTTTACCGCGTCATCGTCCATGGATCCAGTCTGGAGGGCTCAGAGGGCAGATATGTCAAGCAGGAGGACTCCGCTCATTCGTCCCGCTTTCGTATGCGAAATCTGGGGAAGGACACTTCGTCTTTTCGTCCTGAACAGGAGGGCCATACCGAGACCTACATTACTCGTGATGACCGG carries:
- a CDS encoding uncharacterized protein (ID:PFLUO_003895-T1.cds;~source:funannotate) — encoded protein: MLAGKGVRAIAVMWAVTFVSFILVPLRLYTRVYIVKALGVDDHVYNLAWVFLLLYTIFLTIAGVHGFGQSIDTLEMDEAVKAVYMEMIGQTFAVLGMAIAKLSLGIFLLRIVIKEWHRISIWVSMISLFVVSVMTAIIFWVQRLPSESIYDPRVKGRTVVGVTPFSVLLGSWCAAVDFYFALLPWLFIWKLNMKFKEKMSIAIKDTVDLIIWSAVELAVTLICVGIPTVRPLYRVIVHGSSLEGSEGRYVKQEDSAHSSRFRMRNLGKDTSSFRPEQEGHTETYITRDDRSDEEILVSQHGASKNGIRVQEDVRLERH